The stretch of DNA ACCGTTCCGGCCTTCTGCAAAAATTCTCTGCGTTGCATACTGCAGCCTTCACGGGACCGACGGTGCAATGACCCGAACATCGCAGAGGTTCCGGATAGATCTCACGATTCACGAACCTGAAACACGGCTTCAATTTCGACGGCAATGCCGAACGGCAAACCACTCATTCCCACGGCACTGCGGGCGCCCTTACCGGCTTGTTCACCAAACACATCGATCATCAGCGTACTGAACCCGTTGATAACCTGAGGATGTTGTGTGAAGTCGTCCGTGCTGTTGACCATTCCGGTCACTTTGACAAGGCGTTCGACCTTGTCGAGGCTTCCCAGCGCACCGCGTATTGTGCTGAGCATGTCCAGTCCTGTCAGACGGGCGGCAGTCTGTGCTTCTTCCATGGACAGCGATTTACCGACTTTCCCTTTGACAAAACCACCATCCGGTTTTCGAGGACCGTGTCCCGAAAGATAGAGTATGTTTTCAACCTGTACGGCAGGTCTGAATGGGGCACTGGGTGCACTCGATTCACGCAGTTCTATTCCTAAATCACGAAGCCTGGCTTCTGCACCGGATGTCCGTTCAACACCTGCTTGTACCAGTGTGGAGTTTGATCTGGGAACCAGCGACCCGGCAGTGGCTCCTGCTGTGAATATAGCGCAGCTCCCAAGAAAACGACGTCGACTCGCAATTGACATGATTGACTGTTCCTCTTTGGGCGATCGTAATTTTGACCGATACAGAAAGCTTCAGATTCGAAGCGAGTTCCCACGATAGCCCTGAAGGTCACCTCAGGCAACTTCCACGTGGGGCCCCGGTCACGATCAAGTTCGTTTGTTGCGACTGGTGATTATTTCTTAAAGAGAACGGCCATTACATTTTCAACAGGATTGAACGAGTCTGTCAGACGAGGCTGGTTCGGAGCATACAGGATACTTTGTCGGGAAACATACATCTGTTGTTTGCATAATCCGCCCCACAGCCGTTCATGACTGATGGTACAGCACGGAAGATGTTCATAGCTGGTGAGAATGCAAACCGCTTTGTGAACGATCGTCTGCCTGCTTATGTCTTTTGAGATTATCCGACGCTAACATCGGATTTGCTGATGAACGCGACTGCCGTCGAAAGATCACGATCACCGGTTTGATGCCAGAGTGACGGCGACGACGAATGAGGGAAGATCCGATACGTTGGATCATTCGTGGAATAAGTATTCAGTTCTTCTGTCCGATGACATGGTTTCGAACGTACCTGGTGAGGATCCCATGAAACGCAGAAAATTCATACAGACGATCGGTACCACGGCACCCATCGCCGCTGCGGCAAATGCGGCGGAAACGGTTCCTGATGCAGTGGCTGTGACCCGGACAGAAGAACCTCGGGTCTTTGTCTCTGACGATGGACGACACGCAGCTCCGCTGTATCAGTTCGCTCCGGAACTCGAGCCAGCCGATCACGCGTTCGTTCTGGATCAGCTTGTCGGCAGCGGGGTAGATACCTTGATCTACTTCGCGGGGCTGGAGGGGGGTGTCGCCCTGTACGACAGCCGGGTTGTCCAGAAGTGGGGAGACAACGTTGTTAAGTGGAAGCATCCGGTCTTTTATCGCGCGGCTCGCCATATTCAGCAGCTGATCGACGATGGATATGATCCATTGAAGGTACTGTGTGATCGTGCTCATGAAAAACGCGTCTGGTTGATTGCCGGCAACTGGGTCGGCCTGCAGGGTGGAGATCGTACGATCGATGGGGGCTTTGGGCGAAAGTCTGATTTTGTCTACGACAATCCGAATTTCCAGGTGGGAACGGAAAACGATCCTCGAGCGGAACACGTAGACCCGGCTCGCTTCAGTTTCCTGCACGCCAAAGTTCGTAAAGAACGATTGAGTGTCTTTGAAGAAATGCTGACCCGGTACGAAACTGACGGCATTGAACTGAACCTGGTTGATTTTGCTCCCTTTTGTTTGTTCTCGCAGGCTGGTCAACTTTCTGAAGTACTGACAACGTGGCTACGTGATCTCAAAGTGATCGCCCAAAGGGCGGAACAGAGACAGGGTCGGCGCAAGCGAATCTATGCACGAATACCTTCCCATCCGGATGCCTGGAAAGTTCTGGGGTATGATGTGGCGGGGTGGGTGGAAGGAAAGCTGGTGGACGGATTCATTTGTTTACCCGCATTGATGGAAGATCCTATGGATCAGGCACCCGACATTTCTGAAATTGTCCGCCTGACACGCGGAACGTCATGTCGGGTGCTGACGGCGTTGAACGATACCCTGGGCAGGCAATTTGAAGGGTATGCCACAGCACCTATGACGTGGGCAGCAGCTGCCAACGCGTACGATCAGGGAGCCGATGGCTTTGGAATCAGTAACTATCATCATTCGCCCAACGGCTGGCCGTGGACAGCTGAAGAATATGAGAAGTTCCGTTTGCTGGGTCATCCTGATCTGCTGGCGACCGCCGACAAACTGTATCGGGCACCGTCGATGCCGCGGGGGATTTCGGACGGGTACTGGTTGCCGGGAGTCATGCCCCTGCTGCCTCAGGTTCTCGAGCAGAATCAACCGGTGGAGACGCAACTGCGGATCGCAGACGATCTGTCAAAATGGGAAGCCCTGGGGCGAGTCTCCTCAGTGCGATTACGGGTTCGACTGACGAATATCGAGCCTTCCCTGAACGAAGTTCGTATCGAACTCAACGGCAGGCAGCTCCCGGACAGGATGTTGAAACTTACGGATCTGACCTACCGGCTGTACGAACTTGGTGCCGTCAACCCGTATGGATTCGTGTACGAATACGAACTGCCTGCCGAATGGTATCCCAATCGGGGAAACAACACGGTCACGGTGACCGTGGCTGAGTACGATCCTGACATTGATTTCATGTTTCAGGTGGTGGATATTGATATCGTGGTGAATTATTGTGTTCACCGCCATTTCGAACGCTCACCGGCTGCCTACTGAGTAGAGCTGCATTTCTGACTGCAACGGTTGAGTGATTCTAATATTTGGCGTGAATGACACGCATGAATGATTCGAATGACCGCCCGGTTGATCTTTCTTCATGGAGTTTGTCATGATAGCAGCGTCCGAGTGACAACCCGTCTACGTGATGCATTCGGAATCTTCCGAATCGACACGTCGGATTGATTTTCCCGACAGACAGTGAGCACGACCCTCATGAGCAAAATCACGACTCCAGCGATCGATCCCGAAGAAGAAATTCCCTTCATGAACATCGATTCAACGGATTTTTCCTCCATCAGTCGAGCGGAGCAGATTCGTCGTCTTGAGGTTGAGGGATTCGTGGTCTTTCCGGAGATTCTGAAACCGGATCTGATTGCCACGATTAAGAGTGAACTTGCTGATGTGGAAATGGCGCATACGAGTTACAGCGTATCCCAGACCAGAGCTGTCACGCAGCCGCAGTGGCAAAGTCGAGCGGTTGCTGAGTTGATTGGTTATCCACCGATGATCGAATTTCTCAATGATCTCATGGGGCCGGATATTGTGTTTACGCGAGGATTTTTTCAGCGGACGCATCCCGGATCCCCAGGGATCTCGATGCATACCGATGGCCAGCCTCACGGCTCCGACCTTTTTGGATATGAAGGCAGTTGCCCGCGTTTGGTACGGGTGCTGTATTACCTGGACGATCTGACACCTGATCGGGCTCCATTTCGGCTGATTCCCCGATCTCACATCTCATTTCATGCCGATGCCAGTCCCTATGTACGTTACAAGTCTCACCCGGAAGAAGTGACTGTGACGGTGCCGGCGGGTTCGGCTGTCGTTGTTCCGTCGCTCCTGGTGCATGCCAGCCATCCCAACAGGGATACCAGTCCGCGTGAGCTCGTACAGCTCGGTTACCGTCCTGCGTGGGCAGGACCAATTCAACCGGTTGATGAATGGGATCCGGAACTGGTCGCCGCCGCACCGGAGATTGCCAAGCCATTCCTGAAAAGTCTCAATACCACCGGTATGGTGTGGGAGCAGCCGCATAAACCGACGGGAATGAAGACCGAGGCCCCCGGTCTCAACCCAAGCCGCTGGGGAGACGTTTGAGTCGTTGCTACAGCGTCCGTTAAACACATACCTGGTGCGTTGGAGACAGCAGTCTGCACTCCGTTCTCAATTCCAATCAGGTTCAGGAACTTCAGACTGGTCGCAGAAGACGGTCGAATGATTCCAGCCTGTTTCAAGAAGTGGTGTTTTTTATTCGACCGGTATCACAGTAGTTCGGGACGATCATATGCCGACTGAGGCAGCGCATACTCGACCAGTAATTCCACCTGATCGATCGTGATACCACCTGCCAGTCCTGGTGGTCTGGCGATCAGACTCACGCCCAGCTCATTTGTTCCCTGACGTGGTCGCTGCTGGAGCAGCTCATATTCCAGCCACTGGAACTCGTAACGATGGCTGGTTCTCCTCACCGGCTCCTGGGAAAGCGAAACACCGTTCAGCTTCACTTCGAAGTTATCGGCGGTGACCAGGTTGTTGACTTTGATCAGCAGACGGGCTCGTCCGACGCGTTCTGATCCAGGATCGTCGGCCACGAAAAAGGGGATCTCCCGGACTGTTCCTGCATCGGCACCTGGCAAACGCAGTGGCAGCGGGTGATCGTAACCCAATGCGGCAACATCATCCTGTCGGCGGGGGACCACATAATGTTTGTCCTTTTCCTTCAGATCCTGAGCTGCTCCAATATCGGTCAGAATTGCTTTCTCCTGATCGCGGAAGGGCCAGTAGAACCAGGGAGCGATGATCAGTCCGTCGGCACCGCGGGCCCGGTAGTTGGCGGAAGCTGCCCGAATCATGGCTGGTGTCGCATGCTGATCGTTATCCTGAATGTAGGGCTGCAGCACACCATAGACTTCAGCGCCCGCTGCATGCGCCGCCGGTGCCAGCGATTCCACCGGCAGATCTGCATCCAGCAGAAAGTAGCCATAGTACATCGGGGCCACATAATCGATCAGTTTTTCTTCCAGCCATGTGGCAACGTCCAGGCCAAGGTCCAGATTCATTTGCATGTACGGAAACACACGGGCGCCCACAATACGGTCCCGGCCTTTGCTGCGTACCATGTCTGAGATCCGCCGAACATAGTCATTCATCACAGGTATATTGGCCCTAATCTCGTCCGGTTTGAAGTAGTAGGGGGTGAAGGCGAAATCCAGTTCGATGCCTTCGACGGGATAGTCGGCTAATTCTTCGAGCCAGGTGAAACGAACATCGCGAACTTCCCGCCGACCGAAGTCCTGACAGCGTTCCCGCGGACCTCCACCCGCTGTGGCGTCTCCATGGACACCAATTTGATAGGTGTCTGGTCGGGGACCACCACCCATCCGCAGACTCGTAATGAAGTCCAGGTCTCGTTCGTGGGCTC from Fuerstiella sp. encodes:
- a CDS encoding family 10 glycosylhydrolase; the encoded protein is MQRRQFLYTAALTSGAAASQAEDATPAPDPKPLRRGRTMYFNDARHYYMYAFEPPMSKEDAWRPIDELAGTAIDTFIYGVETGGGLFSDTRVAKRFGTDEGPPFESTIRWRAHYNMQNLIDQGLDPLQVLIDRAHERDLDFITSLRMGGGPRPDTYQIGVHGDATAGGGPRERCQDFGRREVRDVRFTWLEELADYPVEGIELDFAFTPYYFKPDEIRANIPVMNDYVRRISDMVRSKGRDRIVGARVFPYMQMNLDLGLDVATWLEEKLIDYVAPMYYGYFLLDADLPVESLAPAAHAAGAEVYGVLQPYIQDNDQHATPAMIRAASANYRARGADGLIIAPWFYWPFRDQEKAILTDIGAAQDLKEKDKHYVVPRRQDDVAALGYDHPLPLRLPGADAGTVREIPFFVADDPGSERVGRARLLIKVNNLVTADNFEVKLNGVSLSQEPVRRTSHRYEFQWLEYELLQQRPRQGTNELGVSLIARPPGLAGGITIDQVELLVEYALPQSAYDRPELL
- a CDS encoding phytanoyl-CoA dioxygenase family protein; protein product: MSKITTPAIDPEEEIPFMNIDSTDFSSISRAEQIRRLEVEGFVVFPEILKPDLIATIKSELADVEMAHTSYSVSQTRAVTQPQWQSRAVAELIGYPPMIEFLNDLMGPDIVFTRGFFQRTHPGSPGISMHTDGQPHGSDLFGYEGSCPRLVRVLYYLDDLTPDRAPFRLIPRSHISFHADASPYVRYKSHPEEVTVTVPAGSAVVVPSLLVHASHPNRDTSPRELVQLGYRPAWAGPIQPVDEWDPELVAAAPEIAKPFLKSLNTTGMVWEQPHKPTGMKTEAPGLNPSRWGDV
- a CDS encoding RidA family protein → MSIASRRRFLGSCAIFTAGATAGSLVPRSNSTLVQAGVERTSGAEARLRDLGIELRESSAPSAPFRPAVQVENILYLSGHGPRKPDGGFVKGKVGKSLSMEEAQTAARLTGLDMLSTIRGALGSLDKVERLVKVTGMVNSTDDFTQHPQVINGFSTLMIDVFGEQAGKGARSAVGMSGLPFGIAVEIEAVFQVRES